A window from Leuconostoc mesenteroides subsp. mesenteroides encodes these proteins:
- a CDS encoding NUDIX domain-containing protein, with amino-acid sequence MVAYRETVTSSKIIYEGPIFSVETQEVDLYNGKKAKRDIVRHVPAIGVLAFVDDEHIILEKQWRATIGDFILEIPAGKLDQRDFDEPHHAVERELNEELRMAAGSIEKALGFFETVGFSDAYMHLYVARNLTPIEQKQQLPRDLGETMDLVTVSFSEVKSLFDSGKLIDQKTVTAFLYWNYLRG; translated from the coding sequence ATGGTAGCGTATCGTGAGACAGTAACATCGTCTAAGATAATTTATGAGGGACCAATTTTTAGTGTTGAAACACAAGAGGTTGATCTCTATAATGGAAAAAAAGCTAAAAGAGATATTGTTAGGCACGTGCCTGCAATTGGCGTTTTAGCTTTTGTTGATGATGAGCATATTATTTTAGAAAAACAATGGCGTGCCACAATTGGGGATTTTATTTTGGAAATTCCTGCTGGAAAATTGGATCAACGTGATTTTGACGAACCACACCATGCAGTTGAACGTGAACTTAATGAAGAATTACGTATGGCAGCGGGTTCTATTGAAAAAGCGTTAGGTTTTTTTGAAACCGTAGGCTTTTCGGATGCTTATATGCATTTATATGTTGCGAGAAATTTGACACCCATTGAACAAAAGCAACAACTACCACGTGACCTAGGCGAGACAATGGATTTAGTAACCGTATCTTTTAGTGAAGTGAAATCGTTGTTTGATTCAGGGAAATTGATTGATCAAAAAACTGTCACGGCCTTTTTGTATTGGAATTACTTGCGGGGTTAA
- a CDS encoding 5'-methylthioadenosine/adenosylhomocysteine nucleosidase: MKIGIITPMAEEKIALSAILENTETRQHGSTTITSGTYKNHEVMLTESGIGKVAAGSAATVMIDNFNPDLIVNTGSAGALDPDLKIGDEVIGTRIAYSDVDVTAFGYAYGQLPNKPLYYEADPTVVADFKKLTAGKEGLIVSGDQFVQDDGKQKILSHFPEALVAEMEAAAVAQVATQFGTPFIVLRGVSDLANGESNIVFDDFVIEAGKASAQLLINYMDQKN; this comes from the coding sequence ATGAAAATAGGAATTATCACGCCAATGGCGGAGGAAAAGATTGCATTGTCCGCAATTCTTGAAAACACAGAAACAAGACAACACGGTAGCACAACGATTACTTCAGGAACTTATAAAAATCATGAAGTAATGCTAACTGAGTCTGGTATTGGTAAAGTTGCTGCAGGTTCTGCTGCCACAGTGATGATTGATAATTTTAATCCTGATTTGATTGTTAACACTGGCTCTGCTGGTGCACTAGACCCTGATTTGAAAATTGGGGATGAAGTTATTGGCACACGTATTGCGTATTCAGATGTCGATGTGACGGCATTTGGATACGCTTATGGACAATTACCAAATAAGCCCTTATATTACGAAGCAGATCCAACAGTAGTTGCTGATTTTAAGAAGTTAACAGCAGGAAAAGAAGGGTTGATTGTTTCTGGTGATCAATTTGTTCAAGATGATGGTAAACAGAAAATATTGTCTCATTTTCCCGAGGCACTAGTTGCTGAGATGGAAGCAGCAGCAGTGGCACAAGTTGCTACACAGTTTGGGACCCCGTTTATCGTATTACGTGGTGTTTCTGATTTAGCTAATGGAGAATCTAATATCGTCTTTGATGATTTTGTAATTGAAGCTGGTAAAGCTTCAGCCCAGTTGTTAATTAACTATATGGATCAAAAGAACTAA
- a CDS encoding DUF4479 domain-containing protein produces the protein MITSYNQKSCGDILVVTLAPNAEKQIVTTSRNVTRISNAETDQVTGFNIANVGAELGIIGENGQIFLNEEQVNMLNTTIKSAGFDELLKVSPSKLVIGFVESLSNHPDSDHLHITQTKVSDQKSLQIVSGSPNMKTGIKVVVAQPGTMMPSGALIWDGALRGVPSSGMIVSGRELHLPGAPEKPGALVLPNDFGEIGDVFDFEKGAKLYTNGLVDTNY, from the coding sequence ATGATTACTTCATATAACCAAAAATCTTGTGGGGACATACTTGTCGTTACACTCGCTCCTAACGCAGAGAAACAAATTGTGACTACTAGCAGAAACGTAACACGAATAAGTAATGCTGAAACAGATCAGGTAACCGGATTTAACATTGCCAACGTGGGTGCCGAACTAGGGATTATTGGAGAAAATGGTCAAATATTCTTAAACGAAGAGCAAGTAAATATGCTTAATACTACTATCAAATCGGCCGGATTTGATGAATTATTGAAGGTTTCACCTTCAAAGCTTGTTATTGGTTTCGTTGAAAGTCTTTCGAATCATCCAGATTCAGATCATTTACACATTACACAAACAAAAGTTAGTGACCAAAAAAGCTTGCAGATTGTCTCTGGATCACCAAATATGAAAACAGGGATTAAAGTTGTAGTGGCACAGCCAGGAACAATGATGCCTTCAGGTGCATTGATATGGGATGGCGCATTACGCGGTGTGCCATCTTCAGGGATGATTGTTTCTGGGAGAGAGTTACATTTGCCGGGGGCTCCTGAAAAACCTGGTGCTTTGGTTTTACCAAATGACTTTGGTGAAATTGGTGATGTGTTTGACTTTGAAAAAGGTGCAAAACTTTATACAAATGGATTGGTTGACACAAATTATTAA